CCAGTATAAAACCGATAATGATGGTATTAATCAGGTCGGCCACCTGTGAGCGGGTAGTGGTAGAAGTATCTCCGGTAATGGTTAAATTAACATCTTTAGGAATGTCTTTTCCCTGGATATCATTAACAAGCTCATGGATATGATCAGAAGCTTCAATCAGGTTAGCACCACTTTTCTTAATCACGTTCAGGGTGATTACTTTTTTGTGATCAAGTCGTGCGAAGCTTTCCTGTTCTTTAAAACTGTCTTTGATTTCAGCTACATCTCTCAGGTAGATGGGATCATTGCTTTTGTTGTTGACCGTAAGATTCGCGATTTGATTTACACTGCTGAATTCACCACTCACACTGATGCTTCTGCGCACATCGCCCAACTTGATGGTGCCTCCTGAAACAATCTGGTTTTCACTATTGATAGCCGAGTAGATATCGAACATGGACAGTTGTGCTGCCTGCATCTTATACATATCTACATTGATCTGAATTTCTCTTTCCGGTGCACCGATAATATCTACACGGTTGATCTCCGGGAAAGCTTCGATTTTATCCTGAAGCAACTCTGAATATCTTTTCAGACTGGCAAGGTCATAATCGCCACTCACGTTTACCTGCATAATGGGAATCTGTGAAAATTCCACTTTGGCTACGTCAGGTCCCCAGGTTGGATCGAGATCGTTCGGAAGATTATTTTTTGCTTTATCCACCGCATCTTTCACTTTCTGATTGGCATCGGCGAGTACCGTTCCTGAAACAAATTCAACCTGAATGGAAGAAAAATCCTGCACCGAACTACTGGTGATCTTATTTACACCATTTATAGCGCCGATTTCTTTTTCCAGGGGTTTTGTAATGAGGTTTTCAATATCAGTAGGAGCAGAACCAGGATAGATGGTTGCCACATAAATCGTAGGCATTGTAACATCAGGAAACAATTCCTTTGGCAATGAATTATAGGCCCTGATTCCCATAATGGTAAGCATCGCAACCAATATAAAAATCGTGGTGCGGTTATCAATGGCCCAACTGCTTGGCTTAAATTCTTTAAAAGTGTCTTTCATTTTTTATCTGTTGTGTTGTAGTACTTAAAAACAGTCGTTATTGCCTTTCAGCAATCACCTGATCAAAACTTTATCGCCTGTCCTGCGATGATATCCTGGTAACCTACTGTAATAACCTTTTCACCTGCGCTGATTCCTCCGGTAATTTCGGCTTGTCCATTGTAGATGCGGCCTACTGTAACCGTTTTGCGTTTGGCTATTTGCCTTCCGTTTTCTTCCGCCGCCACATACACATAACTACCTTCCTCAGAATTTTGTATCAGGTTCACAGGAACAGAGAATGCTGTCTTGTTTTCATAATCAAGAATTTTAAGGAGGGCCACCATATTCGGTTTGTAAGCTTCTTTTGCCGGGAGTTTAGATTCAACAGTAAAGGTGCGCGACTGGGAGTTGATCACTTTGGCGGCATAGCTGATTTTAGAATCCAGTTCGAGGTTCAGATCAGGGAATAAAATCTTCACCTTGTCGCCCTGATGAATCATCGAGGAATAAGATTCTGAAACTTCACCTATCACTTTCAGATTGCTGAAATTCACTACCCTGATGCCTGCATAACCCGGTGCTGCCACCTGCCCTGCTTTAATGTCCACGTTGTCCACTACACCATTAATGGGTGACACCAGTTTGGTTAATTGGTATTGCTCATTCAAAGCGCTCATTTGTTTCTCCAAAGATTCTTTTTGATTCTTAGCAGTAAGGTATTGTACCTCAGTGCCGATATTCTGCTCCCAGAGTGATTTTTGTTTATCATATAGCAGCGTTGCCAACTCGAGGCTTTTCTTCAATGCATCAATTTGCGCATTGATAGTGGCAGGGTCAAGGGCTGCAAGCACCTGTCCTTTCTTTACATTTTGTCCTGTTACCACGAAAACACTCTGAATTGTTCCGGGTAATTGCGGAGTAACAATTACATTGTCTTCAGCATCTACTTTGCCTTGCAATTCAATGTAATGCTCAAAGGGTTGTGCAGCGGCTTCGGTCACTGAGACCAGGACTGGCTTTTCAACCGGTTTTGATCCTGCTTCTTTTCCTATTTCTGTTTCCAGATCCTTGATTTGTTTCTCCAGATCTTTTTGCTCGCTCTTCAGGCTTTCCAGTTTTGCTTTTTTATCTCCGGCACCGGAAGAATTGCAGGATGCAATTGTAAAAGCAATTGCAAGTATTAATAACAGGTTTTTCATCATGATTGAAATCAGTTTAAAAATGAATGTTGTTTTATTTATAATTTTTTACTGCTGGATTTATTTTCCGTAATTATTTACAAGCGTGCCCAAAGCTTTTTCCATTTCAATTCTTGCCGTCCAGGCATCATACAAAGCACTTAGGTAGCTGGCCTGAGCATCTTTAAAAGATGTTTCAGCATCTGTAACTTCCAAACTGCTTCCTACACCCAATTCAAATTTTTTGCGGGAAATAGTTACGATTTCACCCGCCAGTTCCTGGTTGCTTCGCTGAACATTCAAAGCGTCAATGGCATTTTCGAGATTTGATTTTGAGGTGTTGACTTCGAGCTTCATTACATTTTGGAAGTTGACGATGTCATTTTCTTTTTTCATCATGCTCAATTTGCCCTGCTGGATCTGCCTTGCTTTCTGTAATCCATCGAAAATCGGAAGGTTAAACGAGAAACCGATGAATGCTGTATTATACCATTTGCTGGAAGGTATCAGGTCGAATTCATTCACCTGTGCCTGGTAGCTGTAATTGCCAATTGCATATAAAGTAGGCAGGTAACCCACCTTGTATTGCTTAACATTCATCTCAGCAAGTGAGCGGGAAGTCTCCAGCATCTGGTATTCGATACGATTATTAATATCAGGAGCAGCAGCATTCTGAAGTATCGTTTCAAAGTCAGCTTCATACAACGAATCGGTAAGAATCAATGTTTGATTCACGTCCATTCCCATTTGAAATTTCAAGAGGTCGTTGCTGACCAGACTGTACTTGGCAATTTTATCTTTTTCCGCAAGCAGGTTATTGAAACCTACAGTGATACGGTCAACGTCTACTTTCTCCACAAATCCGCTTTTATACAAGGCTTTTGTATTATCGAGTGTTTGCTGAAGGCTCGCTACGTTTATTTTAAGTTGATCGAATCGTTCTTTAGTGATTAAGGCTGTCAGGTAAGCTTTCATTACACTCTCTGTAATTTCAATAGCAGTTCTGTCCACGCTCTTGGAACTAAGTTCAGCAAGTGCTTTAGTGGCTTTCAATCCCAGAAAATACCTTCCGTCAAATAAAAGCTGAGAGGCACTTAAACTGGCAGTACCATTGTACTGCGTTCCAAACTGAATGGCCTGGTAGGTGCCGGGTTCGCCACCAAAAAACTCCGCGGGAATAAGAGAGGTAGGAAGTTTGAGATAATCTGCAAACTCAAATTTTCCACTTATCTGCGGAAGTGCAATACCCGTATATTCCTGCGACTGGCGCCTGGAAATTTCTTCATCCAATAATGCATTCTTAGCAGTAACCTGCTCCGTTTTTGCATAATCAATACATTGGCGAAGCGTCATTCGTAAAGTATCACCGGATACTGATTGGGCGCTTGTGTTCAGGAAGAATCCCACTACGAAAACTGCCGGAATAAATAAATTTTTCATGCTACTACCTTTTGTTTTTTTAATTTTTTTCCTGTGTTGTATTTGCCAAGCAACCTGATGCCCTGCATGGTTAAGATGCCATAGAGGAAGTGTTGGAGCAAGGCTATCTGCACTTCATGTATGTTAAACTTTGAAGGTGAAAAGAGAGCAGGCGTAAGTCCCATTTGAATTTCTTCCACTCTTAGCTTTGCAATAATTCTGACATTGATATCTGAACGGTAAAGACCTTGTTTAATACCTTTTTTCAAATTGGTTTCCACTGTTCCAAGTAAATGCTGTTCACGAAATGTGTTGAAATCTTTCCAGCTTTCAGGATGATATTTTTGCAGATCGTAGATAAGGTTTGGGTTCATCTTCGATAATATGTCGCTCAGGAACTCCATCGATTGAAGGATTTCATCAATGGCATCCAGTGAGTTGTTTGCTATGGAAAGCATTCGTTCAACATTGCTGGCACAATCCAACTTGCAGAGCATATGCACTATCTGATGCTTGTCTTCAAAATACTGGTAAATCGTCTTTTTTGAAATAGACAAATGCCTGGCGATGTCATCCATGGTGATGCTGCGGATCCCATAACTGTAAAATAATTCCTGTGCTGCTTCCAGAATGCGTTCGCGGGTGTTGCTGCTGTTTTCTTTACTGTGGTTACTCATAAATCGGCGACAAAACTATGGAAACAATTTTAATTTCCAAAGTTTCCTTTACTTTTTCGATTGATTTAAACGATTGTTTGACAAAAGACATGATTTAGTCGACGAACGAGGAAGGGTGATATTGTAGAGTTGGAGATATAAAAAGTCCTCAGGCGTTGAAATACTATTCAGCGTCGTGGAACTAAAGTAGAACCGGGAAAAAAAATAGTATACCCTTAGGAATTACACCGGTTTTCTTTAGTCGTTAATCAGAAGAGCCATTTAATCCGGTAGAAAAATTTACGGTGATTTAACATGCATTCTCCAAAAAGGTTGTGCAATTGCTATATTAATTTTTGAATCGTTGTATTTTCTTTAAACTGAAAGGAAGGTGTGGTGTTGATGATAAGGTTAAGCCCTGGTTTTTTTCCGGCTTCAATGCTCCCTAATTCACGGTCCCATCCGAAAAACTTTGCACCATTGAGTGTACTCCATTTTATCAAATCAATCGTAGCTAAAGATGGATGATACCGCTGTATCGTTTTTATTTCTTCCAGCACGGAGAGTTGATGATTGGAAGCATAACTGTCTGTTCCGATACAAATGCGGTCGTGATAATTTGCAAATAATGAAAATTCCGGTAAGTGGTTTTCAATAAAAAGGTTTGCATTCGGACAAAAACAAAAGTACGCTTCCGGCAGTCGTTCAGTGATGAGAAGAATATCATCTGCATTAGAAAAAGTGTTATGGACAAAAAGTGTTTTTTTACTATCGGGAAAATAGTTGATCACAGATTGCAGACTGTTCTTCCCGGTAGGAAAATGGATGGAGGAAGGAATATTAAAATGCTGAAACACTTTCAGAAGATCACCTGCTCCGTTTTTAAAAAAGGTTGACTCTGCTGCTGATTCCTGGTTATGATAACTGTAGATGGCAGGATTATTTTCCTGGTAAGAAAAAATTTTTTGAAACAATCCGGGAGGCACGCTATAAGGCGCATGTGGCGTGATGGATGCAGCAAGTTTTAATGCGCGTGCTTTTTCAAAGACGTCCTTTGAATGCTGAAAATATTTTTCTGCCTTATCAGGAAAAAATCCGAGGCACTCAATAAAAGTATGAAAGCGTAACGGATTGTTTGCCTTGGTGCTGAAAGTGTAACGTTCATTCGAAATGTCACCGATTCCGATAATGCCATTTTCCTGCATTTCTGCAGTTGCGTTCCGGATGGCGGTATCAATCTCATCGGTTACAATCAGGTCTTCCCCCGAAAGCAAAAAGCCATTCCGGTAATCAATAAGGTCGATAATGAATTGAGCGATTCCTTTTTTCTCCGCGATCTTTCCTTTCATGTAAGAAAGTTCCAGATGACAATGCGCATTGATGAAACCCGGGCAAATGATTCCATCATATATTTCCAGATCAGCGGGATCGAAATCTTTTCGTTCACCAATTAAAACGATGGTTCCATCATCATCCAACACTACTACTCCTTTGATCAGGGCCGGTGTGGAAACTGATATTAAAAGATCTGCTGAAATTTTTCGCACGTGCAAAAATAACAGATCGGTTGAAGTGCACGATACTAACGCCTAAACATTAAATCAGGGACTTGTTTCATGATAATGATTTTTGTTGGAAGCTCATTAACTTCAACCCGACAAATATTTTACCATGACAACTCTTTCACTTGGACGATCTCAATTCGGAAATCCTGCCAACACCGGATTGAATATTACGCGCGCTGATGCAAATGAAATTTTAGATGCATGGGTAAAAAATGACCGCCTGAAACTGCACATGAAACAGGTGGCAGCATTGATGAAAGCGTGGGCTGTTGAGCGCGAATGTTTGAATGAAAAGGAGCAATGGGCCTGGGAGACAGCCGGATTGCTGCATGATGCGGATTGGGATCAATGGCCCAATGAACATTGCAAGCGAATTATAGCCGAGTTGGAAACCAGGAATGTAGACCCTGAGATTATTCACGCCATAGCATCCCATGGTCCGAAGTATTTTGGAGTAGAGCCTGTGACAAAAATGGATAAGATGCTCTATGCATTTGATGAATTATCAGGATTGATTCATGCGTATTCACTCATGCGGCCAAATGGATATGAAGCCATGGAATTGAAAGGCGTCAAGAAGCG
The genomic region above belongs to Chitinophagaceae bacterium and contains:
- a CDS encoding efflux RND transporter periplasmic adaptor subunit yields the protein MKNLLLILAIAFTIASCNSSGAGDKKAKLESLKSEQKDLEKQIKDLETEIGKEAGSKPVEKPVLVSVTEAAAQPFEHYIELQGKVDAEDNVIVTPQLPGTIQSVFVVTGQNVKKGQVLAALDPATINAQIDALKKSLELATLLYDKQKSLWEQNIGTEVQYLTAKNQKESLEKQMSALNEQYQLTKLVSPINGVVDNVDIKAGQVAAPGYAGIRVVNFSNLKVIGEVSESYSSMIHQGDKVKILFPDLNLELDSKISYAAKVINSQSRTFTVESKLPAKEAYKPNMVALLKILDYENKTAFSVPVNLIQNSEEGSYVYVAAEENGRQIAKRKTVTVGRIYNGQAEITGGISAGEKVITVGYQDIIAGQAIKF
- a CDS encoding TolC family protein: MKNLFIPAVFVVGFFLNTSAQSVSGDTLRMTLRQCIDYAKTEQVTAKNALLDEEISRRQSQEYTGIALPQISGKFEFADYLKLPTSLIPAEFFGGEPGTYQAIQFGTQYNGTASLSASQLLFDGRYFLGLKATKALAELSSKSVDRTAIEITESVMKAYLTALITKERFDQLKINVASLQQTLDNTKALYKSGFVEKVDVDRITVGFNNLLAEKDKIAKYSLVSNDLLKFQMGMDVNQTLILTDSLYEADFETILQNAAAPDINNRIEYQMLETSRSLAEMNVKQYKVGYLPTLYAIGNYSYQAQVNEFDLIPSSKWYNTAFIGFSFNLPIFDGLQKARQIQQGKLSMMKKENDIVNFQNVMKLEVNTSKSNLENAIDALNVQRSNQELAGEIVTISRKKFELGVGSSLEVTDAETSFKDAQASYLSALYDAWTARIEMEKALGTLVNNYGK
- a CDS encoding TetR/AcrR family transcriptional regulator encodes the protein MSNHSKENSSNTRERILEAAQELFYSYGIRSITMDDIARHLSISKKTIYQYFEDKHQIVHMLCKLDCASNVERMLSIANNSLDAIDEILQSMEFLSDILSKMNPNLIYDLQKYHPESWKDFNTFREQHLLGTVETNLKKGIKQGLYRSDINVRIIAKLRVEEIQMGLTPALFSPSKFNIHEVQIALLQHFLYGILTMQGIRLLGKYNTGKKLKKQKVVA
- a CDS encoding amidohydrolase family protein, whose protein sequence is MRKISADLLISVSTPALIKGVVVLDDDGTIVLIGERKDFDPADLEIYDGIICPGFINAHCHLELSYMKGKIAEKKGIAQFIIDLIDYRNGFLLSGEDLIVTDEIDTAIRNATAEMQENGIIGIGDISNERYTFSTKANNPLRFHTFIECLGFFPDKAEKYFQHSKDVFEKARALKLAASITPHAPYSVPPGLFQKIFSYQENNPAIYSYHNQESAAESTFFKNGAGDLLKVFQHFNIPSSIHFPTGKNSLQSVINYFPDSKKTLFVHNTFSNADDILLITERLPEAYFCFCPNANLFIENHLPEFSLFANYHDRICIGTDSYASNHQLSVLEEIKTIQRYHPSLATIDLIKWSTLNGAKFFGWDRELGSIEAGKKPGLNLIINTTPSFQFKENTTIQKLI
- a CDS encoding hydrolase — encoded protein: MTTLSLGRSQFGNPANTGLNITRADANEILDAWVKNDRLKLHMKQVAALMKAWAVERECLNEKEQWAWETAGLLHDADWDQWPNEHCKRIIAELETRNVDPEIIHAIASHGPKYFGVEPVTKMDKMLYAFDELSGLIHAYSLMRPNGYEAMELKGVKKRLKEKSFAANVSRDDIADASERAGISLDELISFIIIHQPAVQ